A window of Balnearium lithotrophicum genomic DNA:
CTCCAACAAAAGGAGGTGTCCACCAATGAAACAATTAAAGAAATTCAAAGGTGCATCCCTGCACATATCAAATACACCCTTCAAAAAAACAATCAAAAGAGGAACGAAAATCAAAACCAAACTCGACCTAACAAAAGACCCAAACGTGAGAAAAAGACTTAAATGGATTCAACACTACGAAAAACACCAAAATGCAAGACTAACCTGCAGAT
This region includes:
- a CDS encoding helix-turn-helix domain-containing protein, with the protein product MKQLKKFKGASLHISNTPFKKTIKRGTKIKTKLDLTKDPNVRKRLKWIQHYEKHQNARLTCRYFGISPTTFYKWKNRYKKYGLEGLKDRNKRPHRVRQPQ